A portion of the Chiloscyllium punctatum isolate Juve2018m chromosome 5, sChiPun1.3, whole genome shotgun sequence genome contains these proteins:
- the LOC140476842 gene encoding uncharacterized protein isoform X2, translated as MNKHAQENKFLQYCGQAERSCSEEVCRTELTGTMGRILELLVVLIGAGTLSACPEKCFCHLKLVDCRDTALQTIPVDINPSTQTLFLDGNSLTGIPLNSFSNLGQLNYLGLSGNRLVLQNDIFDPLLRLQSLDLSANHLSELAADLFENLSNLTWLNLANNNLRSIHLEKSLTKLTYLDLSNNKLTVLRQTFERFPQLDTLDLRSNQLKTLPETGFSQLLLLKVLDLSNNELSFLPSQFLRHHHKLTDLRLDHNQFSNVTATLFSELRHLQYLTISGNVIRNFPPELIANLTKLLKLDLSSNLLTSLPLNFLSNLRELQLLKLSDNFIDTLAAATFKYNSKLVYLYLDSNNLRHLPVFDGLSQLEELTLSFNSLRGFPKGFADNLVKLNCLQAIDNVIGQWDIREFANVSSVLLRNNPICTAEDSGGQPTNIDCTKTQC; from the exons ATGAACAAACATGCCCAAGAAAACAAATTTCTGCAATACTGTGGACAGGCAGAAAGGAGTTGTTCAGAAGAGGTTTGCAGGACAGAGCTTACTG GCACCATGGGGCGAATCCTAGAGCTGCTGGTTGTTCTCATTGGGGCTGGGACTCTCTCTGCCTGTCCGGAGAAATGTTTTTGCCATTTAAAACTTGTCGATTGTCGAGACACTGCCCTGCAGACCATCCCAGTGGACATCAATCCCAGCACACAGACATTATTCCTGGATGGTAACTCTCTGACTGGAATCCCTCTCAATTCGTTCAGCAACTTGGGACAGCTGAACTATCTCGGTTTATCTGGTAACCGTCTCGTCCTTCAGAATGACATCTTTGATCCTCTGCTAAGACTGCAGTCTCTGGATCTATCTGCAAACCACCTATCAGAACTCGCAGCAGATCTATTTGAAAACCTCTCCAATCTCACTTGGTTAAATCTAGCCAACAATAACTTACGCAGCATTCACCTAGAGAAGTCACTCACTAAACTGACCTACCTGGATCTGTCCAACAATAAACTCACAGTGCTCCGACAAACATTTGAACGTTTTCCTCAACTCGACACGCTGGATCTTAGGAGTAACCAACTCAAGacactcccagagacaggttTTAGTCAACTGCTTCTCCTCAAAGTCCTTGACTTGTCAAACAACGAACTTAGCTTCCTACCTTCCCAGTTCCTCAGACACCATCACAAACTGACCGACCTGCGATTAGACCACAACCAGTTCTCAAACGTCACAGCAACTCTATTCTCCGAGCTGCGTCATCTCCAGTATCTGACCATCTCGGGAAATGTCATCAGAAATTTTCCACCTGAGCTGATCGCTAACTTAACCAAACTATTGAAGCTCGACCTGTCCAGCAACTTATTAACATCGCTCCCACTGAACTTCCTTTCCAATCTCAGAGAGCTGCAACTGTTAAAACTGTCTGACAATTTCATTGACACCCTGGCAGCTGCCACATTCAAATATAACTCGAAACTTGTTTATCTGTATTTAGATAGCAACAACCTGAGACACCTGCCGGTATTTGATGGACTTTCACAGTTAGAAGAGTTGACCCTTTCCTTTAACAGCCTGCGGGGTTTTCCAAAGGGATTTGCTGATAACCTGGTAAAGCTGAACTGCCTTCAGGCCATTGACAATGTCATCGGGCAATGGGACATCAGAGAGTTTGCAAATGTGTCCTCTGTGCTCCTGAGGAACAATCCAATCTGCACAGCCGAGGACTCAGGAGGACAACCCACCAACATCGACTGTACAAAGACACAATGTTAA
- the LOC140476842 gene encoding uncharacterized protein isoform X1 has protein sequence MNKHAQENKFLQYCGQAERSCSEEVCRTELTGAARPAEFLQQIVLFQISNICSFCFCKIWVKIKCHHMFPESCLAISEFHLSAVGTMGRILELLVVLIGAGTLSACPEKCFCHLKLVDCRDTALQTIPVDINPSTQTLFLDGNSLTGIPLNSFSNLGQLNYLGLSGNRLVLQNDIFDPLLRLQSLDLSANHLSELAADLFENLSNLTWLNLANNNLRSIHLEKSLTKLTYLDLSNNKLTVLRQTFERFPQLDTLDLRSNQLKTLPETGFSQLLLLKVLDLSNNELSFLPSQFLRHHHKLTDLRLDHNQFSNVTATLFSELRHLQYLTISGNVIRNFPPELIANLTKLLKLDLSSNLLTSLPLNFLSNLRELQLLKLSDNFIDTLAAATFKYNSKLVYLYLDSNNLRHLPVFDGLSQLEELTLSFNSLRGFPKGFADNLVKLNCLQAIDNVIGQWDIREFANVSSVLLRNNPICTAEDSGGQPTNIDCTKTQC, from the exons ATGAACAAACATGCCCAAGAAAACAAATTTCTGCAATACTGTGGACAGGCAGAAAGGAGTTGTTCAGAAGAGGTTTGCAGGACAGAGCTTACTG gtgctgccagacctgctgagtttctccagcaaattgttttatttcagatttccaacatctgcagtttttgcTTTTGTAAGATATGGGTGAAAATTAAATGCCATCACATGTTTCCGGAAAGCTGCCTGGCAATATCTGAGTTTCACCTCTCCGCTGTAGGCACCATGGGGCGAATCCTAGAGCTGCTGGTTGTTCTCATTGGGGCTGGGACTCTCTCTGCCTGTCCGGAGAAATGTTTTTGCCATTTAAAACTTGTCGATTGTCGAGACACTGCCCTGCAGACCATCCCAGTGGACATCAATCCCAGCACACAGACATTATTCCTGGATGGTAACTCTCTGACTGGAATCCCTCTCAATTCGTTCAGCAACTTGGGACAGCTGAACTATCTCGGTTTATCTGGTAACCGTCTCGTCCTTCAGAATGACATCTTTGATCCTCTGCTAAGACTGCAGTCTCTGGATCTATCTGCAAACCACCTATCAGAACTCGCAGCAGATCTATTTGAAAACCTCTCCAATCTCACTTGGTTAAATCTAGCCAACAATAACTTACGCAGCATTCACCTAGAGAAGTCACTCACTAAACTGACCTACCTGGATCTGTCCAACAATAAACTCACAGTGCTCCGACAAACATTTGAACGTTTTCCTCAACTCGACACGCTGGATCTTAGGAGTAACCAACTCAAGacactcccagagacaggttTTAGTCAACTGCTTCTCCTCAAAGTCCTTGACTTGTCAAACAACGAACTTAGCTTCCTACCTTCCCAGTTCCTCAGACACCATCACAAACTGACCGACCTGCGATTAGACCACAACCAGTTCTCAAACGTCACAGCAACTCTATTCTCCGAGCTGCGTCATCTCCAGTATCTGACCATCTCGGGAAATGTCATCAGAAATTTTCCACCTGAGCTGATCGCTAACTTAACCAAACTATTGAAGCTCGACCTGTCCAGCAACTTATTAACATCGCTCCCACTGAACTTCCTTTCCAATCTCAGAGAGCTGCAACTGTTAAAACTGTCTGACAATTTCATTGACACCCTGGCAGCTGCCACATTCAAATATAACTCGAAACTTGTTTATCTGTATTTAGATAGCAACAACCTGAGACACCTGCCGGTATTTGATGGACTTTCACAGTTAGAAGAGTTGACCCTTTCCTTTAACAGCCTGCGGGGTTTTCCAAAGGGATTTGCTGATAACCTGGTAAAGCTGAACTGCCTTCAGGCCATTGACAATGTCATCGGGCAATGGGACATCAGAGAGTTTGCAAATGTGTCCTCTGTGCTCCTGAGGAACAATCCAATCTGCACAGCCGAGGACTCAGGAGGACAACCCACCAACATCGACTGTACAAAGACACAATGTTAA